A single region of the Vanessa atalanta chromosome Z, ilVanAtal1.2, whole genome shotgun sequence genome encodes:
- the LOC125075858 gene encoding N(G),N(G)-dimethylarginine dimethylaminohydrolase 1 translates to MDFKMHEYTHAVVGKVVPALRATDRADMNDSRRQYDYYLRLLKELNLELIEIETDAFFPENIVLEDLAIVCHGIVLMPRPISATEEIIMTALKDVFLGELGHDIIEITDPEAKLAGSDVLFTGREFFVGISETSNEAGACALAEAFPEFPCTPIKVAKGVRHLKRYFSMAGPDILCVASSKEAQEMLKRIEREATFTYQTLTVPENGAANCLYVNGTLIHRAIEEIPESFKVFCEKIDFARRSICFSGLAKVSTGLTACCLLVRKL, encoded by the exons atggattttaaaatgcACGAATATACCCATGCTGTTGTCGGAAAAGTGGTTCCTGCTCTTCGTGCCACTGATCGGGCAGACATGAATGATTCTAGACGACAATATGATTATTACTTGAGATTACTCAAAGAGTTGAATCTAGAACTCATCGAAATAGAGACTGATGCTTTTTTCCCTGAAAACATTGTATTGGAGGATTTAGCCATAGTTTGCCATGGTATTGTACTCATGCCGAGACCCATTTCAGCAACTGAAGAAATTatt aTGACAGCTTTGAAAGATGTGTTCCTCGGAGAACTTGGTCatgatattatcgaaattaCTGATCCAGAGGCAAAACTTGCTGGGTCAGATGTTTTGTTTAcag GGAGAGAATTCTTTGTGGGTATTTCTGAAACAAGCAATGAAGCAGGGGCTTGTGCACTTGCTGAAGCTTTTCCTGAGTTTCCCTGCACACCTATCAag gttgCCAAAGGTGTAAGACACCTGAAGAGATATTTCAGCATGGCTGGACCAGATATCCTCTGCGTGGCTTCAAGCAAAGAGGCTCAAGAGATGCTGAAGAGAATCGAAAGGGAGGCTACATTCACTTACCAGACCCTCACTGTTCCGGAGAATGGTGCAGCCAATTGCTTATATGTGAATGGCACTCTCATACACCGTGCTATTGAAGAAATACCGGAATCATTCAag GTATTTTGTGAGAAGATAGACTTTGCAAGGCGGTCTATATGCTTCTCTGGACTGGCTAAAGTCTCTACTGGACTTACTGCTTGCTGCCTCCTGGTGAGGAAACTTTAA